taaaaaaaaatactctctCCATAGTagtttatcatttaaaaaaatcgaacaCCACTACACGCAATactcgtcgagcgagtttgcttatcttgccgaagccgcgtacAAATTATCTGATGAAAtctattaagtatgagggttacaattatttaatcaattaccatCTAACATTCGTTGTATTGGCGGgtttaaccaattcaaaagGGCGTTAAAGAAACATATCAGAATGAGCCTTAGCTTAAAATTGGGACGGCTGATGGCGAAATTTATCTCGTTCGGATATTGTCGGAAATCGAACCGGAATCGAATCGGTTTATTGATTATACCGATTATATTGATTTCCTTTTGTCACCtactttataatacattttgatttCAATATAAACATTGCTGGTCAATAATTGTCTTTGGAAATATTCGTTAAAAGCCAAAAATGAAAACGAATTAGTTAATAAGTTAACGTTGATTTTTGAAATgatatcttttttcttttatacaatttgtttGCGTTGTTAAGATCAGGATATTCACGACAAAGAAGATCTACAATCTCTAATGTTATCTTTATGATGAGTTATAGGAATGTAGaagaactaaataaatataatatcagaGATACTGTTTGTCTCTGCAGGCAAAGTTATAAATCTTttcgtaatgtttttttataaatcaaatattattttaaaaggtaaaatcCCTGTAAATATTCTGAAATAGattgtacaaaaaaatttaacagctTGATAACTGTTTCCAAAAAAGTAAACAGTAAAATACTTATCTGGTTCGTTTTGAGGAGTCCAAAgactttaaaaacttatttttttaaattccgaTAATTATACCGACGAGCTTTTGTTaccaatttaattataaatagattgTTTGTAAAGGCAATTTTACTATTTGTAAGGCAAGTGTTTTTTGAATCTGGATTGGAGTGACGGATTCAACGTACATTGCTCGAGTTTTAAATCGTCGTTTCTAAGATGGAAACACTACTTTTTGCAAAcactttgaaaaaataaatattgttaattccATTATACGTCATTTTTTAGTagtatcttaaatataaatttgaagaaAATTAAAGCATCCATTTCACGcggttttattattactgaaacttatattaaaatttttaattttaatattttttgccaGTGAGGTTTTCATACAATGTTCATTATCGACCTAgaaaaaaatttgtaaaactaaataacttCCGAGTTTCATTAAAGCCAAACTGAAAAAAAACCATGTTATTTGTAGacataacagaaaacaatatgtatataaatatggttatacaaaaacttaaaataattttcttatttcacTTTATTTTGTCTTAACTTAGTACTTTACAAGTTCCTTTGATGATGCCTTTCCTGGTTCCTCGCCTGGACCACAAACTCAGCCATAGTGTCGTTCATATGGTGGGAGGCAAAATGGTTTTTgtctttgaattaattaaactttatcaaacTAATAACTGACTGGGTTCTTGGTAGTTCTTAGGCGACAGTGATATTTTAACGCCTCTGTTTACTTAGTTTTCAAgaacgtaaatatttttgttaatttctcTTTAACTTTCTTATAGTACACCAAAATAGAACTGGTCCTGTTATCTATCAGCGAGTGTAACCTTAAGGTTTTTCCCAAATACTGATGATTTGACAGCCGTTGTCAACTGAAACAACAATCCTAGATAAGGAATAGATATGTTCTGCTGCATATATCTACTTGATAATGTAGATATTAGGaatatctgaaaaaaaaagatttttttttatatatacaatagatAGGATATTAAGGAAAACAGAAAGTGCACTAGGATGCCCAGTGTCGTGAGCGGAGTCTGTCTCTATGTGCCACGagacataattaataattttttacataataattttatttatttctatatatttatgacaGCTTTAAAAATGATAGCATATTACTTACTGTAAAATGCTAGAAGATATTTAAGGagaatattgatttatataaaagccaAAATACATTGTTAGCTCTAAAACAGTTTCCAAAATTTTTTTGGACACACCTTTCTAAAACTCTAATATCCCAACCCTATGTAACTTTCATactataattttgaaaatttaaaaatacatttaaacaataggtctaattttattcattttcaaGTTACCCTCCTTAACAATGCAATTACCCTCTGTGGGGCGAGGGTCCTACGTTGGGAAATACTGCTCTAAAAGATACAAGATCGTGTTGTACCTACTGAGATAACTAGTTGTATAGTATATACATTTAGTACGGAAAATATTGGAGATATAGAATTATAAGAGATTccttttacaataaattaattcagcAGTatcgataatattattttattgtatattttcacTTTCAGAAATTTGGACATTGCCAATcagataatttgttaatcaacTCATAATGAGGGCAATACTATAATACTAATTACCGGGTCATTTACTTACCGATAATTAGTGAATTACCTACAGCCAGATTTTGCTTTTGCAGACGTGAAAAATAGAAGAGCACAGGCtcgtaaattaaaacattatttttaatatttctttatttgcaTTTGCATCACATAACAATACCATTTTACTACGATCAAATCATTTCATACTGAGTTATAGGAAAAAATTCCAATAAAATCTAATCTTATCAAGGCAGAAAAGGTATCATGAATGCTAGCTATTATAGCCCCAAACTCTGCAATTTATCCCTAAAAACCGGCTAATGCCCCTAAAGGCTTACgtttaaaagaaacaaagtAGGTATTCTCTTTCGCAGTTGATATGAATAGGTACCTAAATGAGGACGCCTGTTATTGTCCCTCGAGGCTCCTGGTTGGCAAGGaattatttacgatttttaAGTATGTATCAAAatcgttaataatatttgaatccAGCAGTGTTAAGGTTAGCCTAGTGGTTGTATGCGATTCTATCATTAGATCGTGCATTTGAACCCTAACTGTAAACAAATAACGTTTTAATTTGGACATTTGTAATGTTCACATTACACGTTTGTACAATCAAGAAAATCAGCCCACGAAATTGGCATGATCTTCATGATTGATGATCAAAAGGAGGCacaatattttagatatgttGTATCGTTttctcaaaaatataaatagccgATTTAGTactatcataataaattaagtttattaccTATCATATCATATAAGTATCATCATTCTTTTTAGTTAGTATAGAGTATTTAGACATTAAGAGAATCTTCTAAAACTAGTGATTTGTAGTAGTATTTGTTGGCATCAAGACTGCggtatgtaatttattattttatcacccTATTTAGCTGCTGTTAATGACTTAGGCTCCATTGACAACAGTACTAGAACACATATAGTGCTAGATTTTGAGAAATGTTTACTAGAACACTCTTAGAACTctgatattgaaataaaatagtttttgggGAAAGTTATAAAAGAAACAAGGTATTTAGCCACAAATATCATGGCACGTTTATTTTTCTCCACTACATGGCGACTTCTAAAAGAATCGTGACTCGTTATTTTTGCATTcatataatttcttttttataaggGCCCGACATACCGAGCGCTAtcgaataattttacaatgtatacttttcataaaattaaataaactctgtatttattttgatctaaatataaatcactatgaaatgaaaaatttattaaaaatcgcTTTGTTAGTTCGCTAATTATATTGATTGAtgattctaataataataaagagtacatttaaaaaatcacattaaAGCATATACATAATGCTGACTACATAATTTCCCTTACAGCCTCtttacattaattgtaatggTATACTCTTAAAGAATCaacgttaaataataatttgtataagaatatgtataaaataacacaTGTAAACGATAATACCTAAAATGTaacttcaatataaaataattcagtcCCAAGAGGcaacgtaaaatatatatgtcaaaGGAACCCTTGCGGTtgcaattaatataaaaatgctacttataaaagtataaaatgacTGAACTAGTAATATTCTAAACAGTACATTTCGGGTATCATCAAAATAAACTCAAATCAAATAGAAACAGAgtacaagaaaataaatatgaaaaggAGGCTGTAAAGGCATAATAACGTGCAATGTAATACACCAGTTAACAAACCTAACTtatgtcataaaatataactagcctaaaaattttaacaattaaagaaaaaacagttgcagttaaaaatattggtcAATAAAACTCTGTAGAGCTATCGCTAAATGACCGCGAAAAAGCATCATGCCATGATGTTTGttgtgaattttaataaaataggaaTTAAAAGTAGGTATGTAAAACACTCCAAAACTTCAATTTGGCTTAAAGccgatataatttttatacaactaTAAATAGTACAAAATCAGCGACTTAGAAATAGCTCtcagtatataaaaaaacgttaaaatCCTTAGGCTGTACTCCGTATGATTATAATGTAAGCAACGCAATAAGTTGACAAAGCAGATATTCGCGTAAATCTAACGTACTAtagaactaaatatttatgtacctTAGTCATAATGATTACACAAGGCTCACTGTTGCTCAATAAACCGGCACACGGAGGTGAACTAGCCCGATTTTGACAGACCAGCGCTGCCTCGAACCGATATAGGTATACATTTATCATCAACGGCTAAGATATGTACGATTTCCTAACAAAATTTTACGATTTACAAAGAAACTGGTTGGTCCAACACCACAACCGCTCCGATATTAGCAAACATAACAAACCTATAAACTTCTGCCAATCCTCCCATTGAGTATTCTCGGTGTAAACTGTGGATCCATAGCGACTCAGTCTTTTCTACGGTTGGAAATAAGTAGGAAATACAACTAAGAAAACTTTGACGATTacgtaaatgaaaaatatctcGATTACACTCTAGTTTAGTAACTAACATCgtattgtatgtaaaatagtTGGGGCAGCGAAGACGCACACATTCCCGATCCGATAAAGAATCGCCTGCAAAAATATCTTTTGTGGGTCGTCGTGAAATTTGTGCATCCTAACTGTTAGTAGGGCCCTCGTCTTACGATATATATCTCTACCCTTCGATACACAAGTAAGGGTTGTAAATATAGAGTTACATGTCGTAACGAAGAAGGACCGCTCTCTATACTCCGTCCCCCTCCCGACTCGGCCAGGGTGACACCGCAgcaaagcaataataaaaacaaccaCGATAAAGACAAgaacatataacaaaaatatattactaaatcTAAGATAGGCGTGCCAGCCTCGCGGAGCGTCGGGGAGCGGACACAcgataatatacatttatatatactttatgtaCTAGTTCACTATGTTGGTGTCTCTATTCCATTCACGTAAACTATGGTTTCACAACATCGCTCAGAGCTCCCGATGCTGCcgctaaatatatattgtaggtaaataatattcttcatTGGTGATCACTAAGTTGGTATAGGATAGATCAATACTATCCGAATTATGGAACATCTAGTTTCTCTAAATAATACTGTTCTCAATGGCTTggtaaaaaacttaataaagacgttattttagaaaagactcgataaattattttggatGTTTATCTATTACTTTCACCTGGGCGACTAAATGCATCCGTCCGTATGTTAATctaaagtacatacatattattatttagtatttatttataaatgataaatgagATATTGGCTTATTTTCTCGTGTTTCAAAATACAGaactatcaaaataaaaaaatatttaggacTATCAAACAACATTCgcatgtatatatttattattatgtatatctaCGAGGAAATTTCGATCTTTAAATACGAAAGTATACTTCTGACCTAATACTCTACGATTACTTCAAATATTATAGCTTCAGTTCGACCTAGGCTCGTAGAACTACGATTCTacgaaaacttaatttttcacaataaaattttgattcaTCAATCCCACGACAatcgaataaataaaacctacgaatatttacaaattttgacCTTCACTTGGACACAACACGGAAATAAAACATCGCATCGCCAACAAAACGCGGCGCGAACCGAGACTCGTGgtgatacaatattttatttcagcaCTACCCTGACCGGCGAACTTAACTATACACTTACGTCTACCGCATGTACATCGAAATGGCACCAATCTATCTTTGATATTACAATGGCAACCCAAAGGAACCCCCGCAACGGACACTGCACGTCGTCTCAAGGAATTGGAAGACTACCGCTATACAACTATTCGTAACCCTATTACGCCGTCAGTCCCGAGACGCGGAACGGAAGGATAAGAGATCGAGCATGAACGCGAAACAATGAAACGGAGTCGAGTATATCGCCTACCCGCGCTAACTGCTAGAAGGCACACAAAGAGAAGCTTCGAGAACACAGAACACGGGTCCTAACGCCTCAACAGTAACCGTGAACACCGTACGTGACTCCTACCAACgaaatactattaaaaaatattgccaaTTTTATGTTGCAACAGGCACTTCTCTGGATTACTCCAATAAACAtcatattaaaagttaattttgtgAATCCATCTTATTGCCCCTGAGTGCGGGTTCAAACGTTTGTACTCGTAATTATTATCTTCATATGAAATCTGTTCATTAAAGCGTTCCCGCCGAATGCCCATAGGCCTCCAGCGATCAAAATATTCGACCTCTCAGTAacagttctataaaattagtcATTTACAGACATCTAAGTTAAAGCATCGCAATAAGATTTATTCCACTACTCTAACACGTACGATACGAGCAACAAGTGCACAATTTtccaatacaaaattattcccATAAAGTTTccctacaaaaataatttttgccCGCTTTTCTAGCGAAGAAACACTTTCGATttgtataagtaaaaaatgtcTGTGATGCGTACCTGTCAAGTGTCAACTGTCAGCTGTCAACTGTATGATATCAATTCTGCACTTGTCGCACGTTACAGGGGATGACAAGCGAGTGACCACAAATTTAGAATTTCTGGATTTACCATTAACAATTCCGAAAGATATTATCACTAAGCAAATTAGAATATGAGATCAAAAATTTAGGCCTACAATCTATGAAACTTTAAGTAACGATTCATGTTTCCCACCACGAGTGATGGTAGATAAATCACAGCGGATAAACGATCACAATACGTACCAGGCGGTACCGCTACCACACTACTGACTACTGAGGGCTGCTACTATCATACAGCAGTAAGGATTTTGGAATGCATGGTCACGTGACCATGCGTTGTCATTCTTATCAGCGACATTAACATTTAGAATATCAATTTTCCAAttactaaaacattttacttTATGTAGTTTTTGTCTATTGGTTATAGAACAGTGAAGTATTTgtctcattattattatacaaacattgaattaatacatttatcaatgaatattaaacacaGATTTTCGTGAAACTTGTTAACCACTAAGTTGGAATATCCTCGACATTATTTCGTagacaaacatacataaaaagttCACATTACAGAATTTTTCAAATCCAATTCTATGACATACATGTCATCAAGTCTAAACCTTTTAAGTCGGTTAAAGCAATAAAGTAAAACGTAGCAGCCCTACTGACTAAACCCGACACGTGCTCGGCCCGAGGGATCCTCTCCATCCGTTAACGAGTGACGGCCGaccatacatacataatgtataaataaatataatataaaagtgtgTAGCTGCTCCTGGCCTTATTGCACTTGCGGCTACGGACTTCAATCGAGAGCTGGaaaaaaagattaaataaaagaaaatgcaGCTACCcgcatttttttcattttcaactGAGTGAACTTGTAGCTTCTAGAGTTTAATCTCATAAAACTagattgtattttgtatatctAGATATACCAATGGCACTACGGAAATACCTCGACAtacattcatattattatttaattgcaaaTGACACATACCAATATGCAGAAGGGATCAGTCCGAGAGTCGCATCCCTGACGTCATCTGTTGAGGCTGGGGGGTAGGTGTGTGCGACGGAGGGGGGGACGCTGACGAACAGACAATCTTATTACTTATAAAGCTGTGATTCACTCGTCACTTATGTAGCTTTATGTTGGTAAAGCGGTTCATTAGTATTAGAGTTATTCCTTatataaacagaaaatatatttttataagtaatagaagcagtgttggcctagtggctttagcgtgcgacgctcatcccttaggtcgtaggttcgatccccggctgtgcaccagtggattttctttatatgtgcgcatttaacattcgctcgaacggtgaaggaaaacatcgtgaggaaaccggcttgccttacacccaaaaaagtcgacggggtgcatcacctacttgcctattcaatttacaaatgatcatgaaacagattcagaaatctgaggcccagacctaaaaaggttgtagcgccattgataattataataaaagccgTTGAATTGCTAAATAGGGTAAGATTTTAAACACTACGAGAGGTAATCATACAATAATTGCGACATGCTTGCGTTGACTACATTCTTCAATTCAGTACCAATCTAAGACAATCCACTCAATCGATAAGTTATGGATATAAATACtgaccaataaaataaaaaaaaaacacgcgaAAAATCTttcgaaaaacaattgaaactaGATTCTTTAAATGGCAATCAATTTGCATGTGTATGCTAGTGTTGCTATAATCTAATTATGCTAGTGTTgctagaattaaataaaaaatatacacgatccaatattatataaaaacccGTTTCTTAATACTAAATGGActgttaaatgttattatttcgaCTCACAAATAGAAGCGATGGACTGTGGTGACATGGCTGACATCTTGGTGGTGCCGTCAAGCGACACTTGTGTACCCTGTGACGTCAGGTAACGGTTCACCATAGGCACGAagctgaaatttatttatttttttattataacgtgACATATACAATTACACTTACATAGAAGTTTAAGTACATGGGGTAATCTTCCAAAATCCTAGGTTAGATTTCCGGTTTAttgattgtttattattattgtattaagatTGCACtcttaaaaattctttattttttactgtttaattagggttgcctggaatagATCGCTTAGGGCGCcgataaactatttttaatattatttcattcttgtgcaaataaataaatatttttagatgccaacagtaaataaaaacttataacagaaaattattatctgtatattgaaaaaaatcgttaaaatatttattagagaCTTTGTGTCCTGCTCGTCCAACATAAAGGGAGAATACTCAACCTATCCAACCCCTGATTGGCCAGGCCGAAGGCCCAAGTCTCTAAGATAGAGAAGTTGTAAATGTATATTCGTCAGCGCGTTTCAGGGTATAACGTCATCGCAGTGATTTGTAAGCGCAGCTTGTAAATGTCGCTACATATTCACTGTAGAGATtgggtttttatatatttacctcaAATCGCAGACGCCAGGCGAGTCATAGTTTCCTGAATTTCCAGCCCCACCAGCGTTGCTTATGACGCCACTATTAGCGGACATATTACTGTGGCTGTCGCGGTGCACACGATTGTGATgactgaaaaatataattaagttcaAAAGAtgaactataaatatatatgacaattttGCAAGGACGATGTCATTGCAGTGATAGCCGATGTTAGTGTTGCCAGcctactaatatttatattaacctAAGGTTCATGGCAAATTTGATTCTcctaatttttaacaattagttTCTACAGTCGCACTTTGTACCTAACAGGTTAAGATTTCAAACCAAACATGCcttgtttgaatttttagtaaataattgtattattttatatgaaactaCTATAATATATGATTGTATGATTAAATGCCGGCGCTTCGGCTGAAGGAGAAATTTAGACGATTAGTATCGCCGGTATCGTAAATTTCCtgtattctttttataaataaaaataaaaacaaagattattttgCTTTGTATCTATCATTCACTTAAACTAGGACAAAAATCTCCTTTTAATAGCATACCTGATATAGCACAATTGAAAACTATAAAGCGGATCTGTGTGGTATATTATAAGTAGTAAGTTCTTCTAAAGGAAGTTgtaagaagattttttttgtaagtacAACTGTATTTAGAGAAATCATAACAGAAATTgtgtaattaatgtttaaaaaatatctatatttaaattaatgacaAATGAAATATATGGAGGAAATGGGCAAGAGTGTAATATGGACACTTAAAATGCCAGAAGGCGAGTGCCTTGGCGACGTTTTAAATTGGTTGCAAATTCCGGTGCTTCGCGGCAGAAAGTGCTCGGTTCTGgcaatttttaatcatttaaatatacatcgGCAATGGAGCCTCAGGAAGACTCTGGAAAAAAACTTACCGTATAAGATAGCTGTCCCGTACAAACGTGCGTCCGCACACGCTACACTCGTAGCAAGGCCCAGCCGCGTGCGTACGAATGTGCAAAGCGAATTGAGACTTGGACGTGAATGTCATTGAACAACGCTCGCAACTTAGCGGCTTGTCCGCTACGTGCGACcacctataataattattatattagatacATGCTAAGTATAAAaggatttcttttataaatattgacgtaatattttttttacgtataTAATTCTATGCAACTGTTTGTTCCCTCACCaataacaatgaaaaaaaaaacaaatatattaaatttttaaattgcatatttgtatatcttaACCTAGTTTGTGTCAATACaaaatgcattaaatatacatttctaaAGGCATCTGAAATAACATATGACAacctattatttatgttttccgTTTAACTTCCCTGAGCTTCCACTGATATTTCAAGAAATAATCTTCGAAcagcaattaatttgtatatatatatttaaaaaactattaaataagCTTAACTATCTGtcactattatataaatatatatagtttataaacaattataaaattgtaagtgtTATGTAGAATTTATTACGTTCAAGTACCTATGaccattaaaatgttaaatggaagagactagctgcccacgccacagggaatcctagcaCTTTCTCTTCTATCTTTTTTATCATATGTAATAAAGttctttttcttatattttcttgCACTACAGAAAGAACCAAACAAAAATCCCTTTCTCACCTGTGAGCCGTAACATAACTCTTCACAGCGAATCTTTTCTGACATATATCACATGCGTAAGGGCGTTCCcctgaaatttataaaatttattaaagttcataataaaacatatttcaacAAATCAGCCATTTAATCGGACAATTCACACGTCGCAATACAAAAATTTGGACAAATAgagcaaatattatttagtctGCGAACCGACCCCGGCGTTTTCGTATGGGAGTTCGATATACCTCAACATCCTGAAGTCGCAACCTTTGGACCGAGCGGAACCATTTCACTATCGGAATCGCTGTAGTTATTCCAATTGGAAGTCACAGAGTAATTAATGGCCCAGCAGCTTCTTTTAGGGAATTGTTCGATTAGCTGCGTGCCGAtttgttagtaaaaaatatgcaaattgaagcaaaaataaaaaagacggCAAGATGCAATAAGAATTGGTCTGAAAATGAATTGCTAATGTAAGGGAGATGATGCAGCGATTGTATGGTGTCGTCGGTGCCACATCATTATGATCGCAATTTGCCGTCTCTCGTTCTACCGCAGACTTCCATGCATGAAGCAATCAACGATCCTTAAAGCATAGATTAAAGCCAGCAATTTATCTGCGTATATCTATCGCCTCTAAATTTATCGAAATAAGGGTTTTCGGAAACATTTCTCGCTACCTATTATTATCAATCTTATAAGTGATACTGGGATCTTTCTTACTTGAGAagctatatacatatttaggaAAGCTTTTAGACGTAGGGTCCAATATTTTATCATAGTTCAAGAAAGCGTTATTTACAGCGAATACGTAAGCTGATACTAAGGCTAAACATTTCAGAAAactcttattttaaatgtgaatCTTCAAGAATTCCGCattatgcaataaaaaaacatttattataaaaaaagccCTTTTACTTATCACAAACCACAttcaattattaactaaaacatcAAACGACCCGGCTAAGACCATCGATTCGTTTTCAGGTGCGTCCTGATTGTTATCATATTAATTCAACGTTTTGAAAAGGAATCGAGAACGGTACTGTAAACGAACCGATAGTTATAAGGTCTTAGGTAGGGTTgccatacataaatattaaaggatTAAGATATTTCATAGAAGTTCATTAATATTGTACTGGTACCGATGATGGCAACCCTAGGCTTACAGTACAGAACTCGTTTTCCATACCGGTATGAATGCGCTTGTGAATGTTGAGGGTAGATTTCTGCGTGAAGCGTTTGTAACAGACATCGCACTCGAAGGGCCGCTCGCCTGTGTGCGTGCGCATGTGTATTTCCAGGTAGGGCTTGCAAGTGAACGCCGCCGGGCACTCCATGCACTGATACGGCCGCCCTTGCACTACCCATCAATAACTAACGTTATAATACACGCCGGCCTATCGTCACATGTGGCACCGACAACTCAACGAGATGAACATATAAAATGAGCTAATGACATATTCATAATAGGACTCACCTGTGTGCGTTCTTTTGTGTATGTTCAGCGTAGACTTTTGCGCGAATCTCTTGAGGCACACGTCACACTGGTAAGGCCGCTCGCCCGTGTGCGTGCGATTGTGGATCTCCAGGTACTGCTTGCAAGTGAAAGCCGCCGGACACTGCAGACACTGGAAGGGCCGGCCCTGCACTGTATGCCGGTCTGATTAGCGGAGTAGTGAATGTTCCAGCAGCGCCCCGACTCTACGCCCAACCCCGCTCGGAGCGAGTGAGGAGGGACTTGCGTCTCCTTTTGTGTGCGCAGAGTCGAGAGGCTGCTCCGGCGTAGTGAACTAAGAGCGGAAGGCCCCCGCCCGCGCCCGCGCCCGCATACCGCCGCGCGGCCCTAAGCTCTCGAGACGCAACGTACCTGAGTGCGTCCGCTTGTGAATGTTGAGACTCGACTTCTGCGTGAAGCGCTTCAGGCAGATGTCGCACTGATACGGCCGCTCACCCGTGTGCGTCCGCGTGTGAATCTCCAGGTATTGCTTGCAGGTGAAGGCCGCGGGACACGACAGGCACTGGAACGGTCTGCCCTGGACTGGTGCCCAAATTACATTATAGAAGCGGCGGGCCGGAAGCGGCTAAGCTAGGGAGTCGCGGCGCGGACTGGTCGACGCTCGCCGCTAACTCCGCTCCTCAGTTCGGTTCGTGCGAGGTCTAGAACGCGGGGACGAGGCGAGACGCGGAAAGGACGCGGcggaacgaacggagagaggCTGGGGGCGGGCGGGGTCCAGTCCGACCCGACTGACACCCACCTGTGTGCGTCCGTCTATGGATATTGAGGCTGGACTTCTGCGTGAAGCGCTTCAGACACGCGTCGCACTGATAGGGCCGCTCGCCTGTATGCGTGCGCATGTGAATGTCCAGGTAGGGGCGACGGGCGAACGCCGCCGGGCAAAGCCCGCACGCGAATGGACGCCCTTGCACTGCGCCCAGTGCACACACAAAAGCGAGTAACGCACGTCGCCGACGCAATACGGCTCGCGTGCCTTGATTCGGCGGCCCC
The genomic region above belongs to Pieris brassicae chromosome 9, ilPieBrab1.1, whole genome shotgun sequence and contains:
- the LOC123714752 gene encoding zinc finger protein 2-like isoform X14, which gives rise to MFEQQIKAEPMSFYTSHSHINTGPPTIVRSDSHGIIMNQHLPQEDSKDSLIQHQVHQQELLEQHQQDMQHEQDDDVDNLSFKGMDDEGVEMDMDGRQCSQGMGVDMGSVQTKMEVSNGQGVPRSKPQACKVCGKVLSSASSYYVHMKLHSGNKPFQCTVCDAAFCRKPYLEVHMRTHTGERPFQCDLCLKRFTQKSSLNTHKRVHTDEHLRALMVKERPYKCDLCQMRFTQSSSLNRHKKIHTVQGRPFQCLSCPAAFTCKQYLEIHTRTHTGERPYQCDICLKRFTQKSSLNIHKRTHSDRHTVQGRPFQCLQCPAAFTCKQYLEIHNRTHTGERPYQCDVCLKRFAQKSTLNIHKRTHTVQGRPYQCMECPAAFTCKPYLEIHMRTHTGERPFECDVCYKRFTQKSTLNIHKRIHTGERPYACDICQKRFAVKSYVTAHRWSHVADKPLSCERCSMTFTSKSQFALHIRTHAAGPCYECSVCGRTFVRDSYLIRHHNRVHRDSHSNMSANSGVISNAGGAGNSGNYDSPGVCDLSFVPMVNRYLTSQGTQVSLDGTTKMSAMSPQSIASISSPPPSHTPTPQPQQMTSGMRLSD